One Littorina saxatilis isolate snail1 linkage group LG1, US_GU_Lsax_2.0, whole genome shotgun sequence genomic window carries:
- the LOC138981521 gene encoding 5-formyltetrahydrofolate cyclo-ligase-like codes for MATLRSAKSALRKEIKKTLASLSADEKKKQSKVVTDKVLASPWFEESKRLSLFLNMPDEVDTFPLLKAAISAGKECFIPHYKGSQMTMVKLSSMEDYERLPVTKWNIKQPADDDIRPDAIETGGLDVIFMPGLAFTRQGARLGRGKGYYDNYLHKCQRAGVLPRTVALIFYQQLVDVVPVEENDVLVQEVLNASPQEMGS; via the exons ATGGCGACGCTCCGAAGTGCAAAATCTGCATTGCGGAAAGAGATCAAGAAAACATTAGCTTCCCTTTCTGCTGACGAGAAAAAGAAGCAGTCGAAAGTTGTAACTGATAAG GTTCTGGCTTCACCTTGGTTTGAAGAGAGTAAGCGTTTGTCCCTGTTCCTGAATATGCCAGATGAGGTGGACACATTTCCGCTTCTGAAAGCCGCAATTTCTGCTGGAAAAGAGTGCTTCATACCGCACTACAAGGGCTCTCAAATGACTATGGTAAAGCTCTCTTCCATGGAAGACTATGAGAGATTGCCAGTGACAAAGTGGAACATTAAACAACCTGCTGATGATGACATACGGCCTGATGCCATTGAAACAG GAGGGCTGGATGTGATCTTCATGCCTGGCCTGGCGTTCACGAGACAAGGCGCCCGCCTGGGTCGGGGCAAGGGCTACTACGACAATTACTTGCACAAGTGCCAGAGGGCGGGCGTGCTGCCCAGGACTGTCGCTCTCATCTTTTACCAGCAGCTTGTGGACGTTGTGCCTGTGGAAGAGAACGACGTGCTGGTGCAAGAGGTCCTGAACGCCTCTCCTCAGGAGATGGGATCATAG